A single Vulpes lagopus strain Blue_001 chromosome 3, ASM1834538v1, whole genome shotgun sequence DNA region contains:
- the THOC6 gene encoding THO complex subunit 6 homolog, whose amino-acid sequence MERAVPHAVPLGQMEVFQALQRLHMTIFSQSVSPCGKFLAAGNNYGQIAIFSLSAALSSEAKEESKKPVVTFQAHDGPVYSMVSTDRHLLSAGDGEVKAWLWAEILKKGCKELWRRQPPYRTSLEVPEINALLLIPKENSLILAGGDCQLHTMDLETGTFTRALRGHTDYVHCLALRERSPEVLSGGEDGAVRLWDLRTAKEVQTIEVYKHEECSRPHNGRWIGCLATDSDWMVCGGGPALTLWHLRSSTPTTIFPIRVPQKHVTFYQDLILSAGQGRCVNQWQLSGELKAQVPGSSPGLLSLSLNQQPAAPECKVLTAAGNSCRVDVFTNLGYRAFSLSF is encoded by the exons ATGGAGCGCGCTGTGCCACACGCGGTACCTCTGGGTCAG ATGGAAGTGTTTCAGGCTCTGCAGCGGCTCCACATGACCATTTTTTCCCAGAGTGTCTCCCCCTGCGGGAAGTTCCTGGCAGCTGGCAACAATTACGGGCAGATAGCCATCTTCAG CTTGTCTGCTGCTCTGAGTTCTGAGGccaaagaagaaagtaagaagCCAGTGGTGACATTCCAAG CCCATGATGGGCCGGTCTACAGCATGGTCTCCACGGATCGACATCTGCTCAGTGCTGGGGATGGGGAAGTGAAGGCCTGGCTTTGGGCAGAGATCCTCAAGAAG GGTTGTAAGGAGCTGTGGCGGCGTCAGCCCCCATACAG GACCAGCCTAGAAGTGCCTGAGATCAATGCTTTGCTTCTCATCCCCAAG GAGAATTCTCTCATCCTGGCAGGGGGAGACTGTCAGTTGCATACGATGGACCTTGAGACCGGGACCTTCACA CGGGCCCTCCGGGGCCACACAGACTATGTCCACTGCCTGGCACTGCGGGAGCGGAGTCCCGAGGTGCTGTCAGGTGGAGAGGATGGAGCTGTGCGACTTTGGG ACCTCCGCACAGCCAAGGAAGTCCAGACCATCGAGGTATATAAGCATGAG GAGTGCTCGAGGCCACACAATGGGCGTTGGATCGGCTGTTTGGCAACTGACTCAGACTGGATG GTCTGCGGAGGAGGCCCAGCGCTTACCCTCTGGCACCTCCGATCCTCCACACCCACAACTATTTTCCCCATACGGGTGCCACAGAAACATGTCACCTTCTACCAGGACCTG atTCTGTCAGCTGGCCAGGGCCGCTGTGTCAACCAGTGGcagctgagtggggagctcaaGGCACAGGTGCCTGGCTCTTCCCCAGGGCTGCTTAGCCTCAGTCTCAACCAGCAGCCAGCAGCACCCGAGTGCAAG GTCCTGACAGCCGCAGGTAACAGCTGCCGAGTAGATGTCTTCACCAATCTCGGCTACCGcgccttctccctgtccttctga
- the HCFC1R1 gene encoding host cell factor C1 regulator 1 isoform X1: MILQQPLERGPPGRAQRDPRAASGTPRAQDVSSPLRGAVPMSTKRRLEEEQEPLRKQFLSEENMATHFSRLSLHNDHPYCSPPLAFPPSLPPLRSPCSELLLWRYPGNLIPEALRLLRLGDSPTPHYPATQTGEMMEF, encoded by the exons ATGATTCTGCAGCAACCCCTGGAACGAGGCCCCCCAGGCCGGGCCCAGCGCGACCCACGGGCCGCGTCGGGGACGCCCCGAGCCCAGGACGTGAG ctCCCCTCTCCGAGGAGCTGTGCCCATGAGCACCAAGCGGCGCCTGGAGGAGGAGCA GGAGCCCTTGCGCAAACAGTTTCTTTCTGAAGAGAACATGGCCACCCACTTCTCTCGACTCAGCCTGCACAATGACCACCCTTACTGCAGCCCCCCCCTGGCATTCCCCCCATCTCTGCCCCCACTCAG GAGCCCTTGCTCTGAGCTGCTTCTCTGGCGCTACCCTGGGAATCTGATCCCTGAGGCCCTCCGGCTGCTGAGGCTAGGGGACTCCCCTACCCCTCACTACCCTGCAACCCAAACTGGGGAGATGATGGAGTTCTGA
- the HCFC1R1 gene encoding host cell factor C1 regulator 1 isoform X2: protein MILQQPLERGPPGRAQRDPRAASGTPRAQDVREPLRKQFLSEENMATHFSRLSLHNDHPYCSPPLAFPPSLPPLRSPCSELLLWRYPGNLIPEALRLLRLGDSPTPHYPATQTGEMMEF from the exons ATGATTCTGCAGCAACCCCTGGAACGAGGCCCCCCAGGCCGGGCCCAGCGCGACCCACGGGCCGCGTCGGGGACGCCCCGAGCCCAGGACGTGAG GGAGCCCTTGCGCAAACAGTTTCTTTCTGAAGAGAACATGGCCACCCACTTCTCTCGACTCAGCCTGCACAATGACCACCCTTACTGCAGCCCCCCCCTGGCATTCCCCCCATCTCTGCCCCCACTCAG GAGCCCTTGCTCTGAGCTGCTTCTCTGGCGCTACCCTGGGAATCTGATCCCTGAGGCCCTCCGGCTGCTGAGGCTAGGGGACTCCCCTACCCCTCACTACCCTGCAACCCAAACTGGGGAGATGATGGAGTTCTGA
- the TNFRSF12A gene encoding tumor necrosis factor receptor superfamily member 12A, with protein MVLGPLRPLPRLLVLGLGLALLGAAAGERVPGTTPCSRGSSWSADLDKCMDCASCPARPHSDFCLGCAAAPPASFPLLWPILGGALSFALVLGLLSGFLVWRRCRRREKFTTPIEETGGEGCPGVALIQ; from the exons ATGGTTCTGGGCCCGCTGCGTCCGCTACCGCGGCTCCTGGTGCTGGGGCTCGGGCTGGCCCTGCTGGGCGCGGCGGCCGGGGAGCGAGTGCCAG gcaccaCCCCCTGCTCTCGCGGCAGCTCCTGGAGCGCGGACCTCGACAAGTGCATGGACTGCGCGTCGTGCCCGGCGCGACCGCACAGCGACTTCTGCCTGGGCT GTGCTGCGGCCCCTCcagcctccttccctctgctgtgGCCCATCTTGGGGGGTGCTCTGAGCTTCGCCCTCGTGCTGGGACTGCTTTCTGGCTTCTTGGTCTGGAGACGGTGCCGCAGGAGAGAGAAGTTTACCA CCCCCATCGAGGAGACCGGCGGTGAGGGCTGTCCTGGCGTCGCACTGATCCAGTGA
- the CLDN6 gene encoding claudin-6, which produces MASAGLQILGIILTLLGWVNALVSCALPLWKVTAFIGNSIVVAQVVWEGLWMSCVVQSTGQMQCKVYDSLLALPQDLQAARALCVVALLLALLGLLVYLAGAKCTNCVEDKDSKARLVLVSGIIFVISGVLTLIPVCWTAHAIIRDFYNPLVSDAQKRELGASLYLGWAASGLLLLGGGLLCCTCPSGESRSSSHYMARYSASAAHATSPCAPEYPTKNYV; this is translated from the coding sequence ATGGCTTCTGCCGGCCTGCAAATCCTGGGGATCATCCTGACGCTGCTTGGCTGGGTGAATGCTCTGGTGTCCTGTGCCCTGCCCCTGTGGAAGGTGACCGCCTTCATCGGTAACAGCATCGTGGTGGCCCAGGTGGTGTGGGAGGGGCTGTGGATGTCCTGCGTGGTGCAGAGCACAGGCCAGATGCAGTGCAAGGTGTACGACTCCCTGCTGGCGCTGCCCCAGGACCTGCAGGCTGCCCGCGCTCTCTGTGTCGTCGCCCTCCTCTTGGCCCTGCTCGGGCTGCTAGTCTACCTCGCTGGAGCCAAGTGCACCAACTGCGTGGAAGACAAGGACTCCAAGGCCCGTCTGGTGCTAGTCTCTGGGATCATCTTTGTCATCTCAGGGGTCCTGACCCTGATCCCTGTCTGCTGGACGGCCCACGCCATCATCCGGGATTTCTACAACCCCCTTGTGTCAGACGCCCAAAAGCGGGAGCTGGGAGCCTCCCTCTACTTGGGCTGGGCAGCCTCTGGCCTTTTGTTGTTGGGTGGGGGGCTGCTGTGCTGCACCTGCCCCTCTGGGGAGTCCCGGAGCTCAAGTCATTATATGGCCCGATACTCAGCATCTGCCGCACATGCCACCTCTCCGTGTGCCCCCGAGTACCCCACTAAGAATTATGTCTAA